A window of Phenylobacterium sp. NIBR 498073 genomic DNA:
CGGGCGCCGACCTGCGCGACGCCCAGATGGGCCCGCTCCTGCTGGGGGCGGACCGCACCCTGCCGAGCAACCTGACCGGGGCGACGCTCAAGAACGCCGACCTGGCGCGCGCCGACTGCCGCCACGCGATCTTCGTGGACGCCGACCTCAGTCGCGCGAACTTCACCAGCGCCATGGTGCGCAACGCCAACCTGACAAACGCCCAGAAGTGGGGCGCGCGGGGGCTCGAAGACGTGATCTGACGCGGCTTGGGCTGACGCCCGGGCAAGAGGCTATCCTCGGCTTCAGCCAGGGAGAGCGCCGCATGCAAACCGTCAGTGTCGAAGTCCGCGGCCGCACAGCGGTCGTCACCATCGAGCGGCCCGAGCGCCGCAACGCCGTCGACGGCGCCACCGCCCAGGCGCTCTACGACGCCTTCAGGGCCTTCGACGCCGATGAGGCGCTGGATGTCGCGGTGCTGCAGGGCCGCGGCGGGGCCTTCTGCGCCGGCGCCGATCTCAAGGGCGTCAGCGAAGGGCGCGGCAATCCGGTCCACCGCGACGGCGACCTGGGGCCGATGGGCTGCACGCGCCTGGCCCTTTCCAAGCCGGTTATCGCCGCCGTCGAAGGCCACGCCGTCGCCGGCGGGCTTGAGGTGGCGGCCTGGTGCGACCTGCGCGTCGCGGCCGAGGACGCCGTGTTCGGGGTGTTCTGCCGCCGGTTCGGCGTGCCGCTGATCGATCTGGGCACTGTGCGGCTGCCGCGGCTGATCGGCCATTCGCGCGCCATGGACCTGATCCTGACCGGGCGTCCGGTCGGCGCGCGCGAGGCGTTCGAGATCGGCCTCGCCAACCGCCTGGCCCCCAGCGGCGGGGCGCTCGAGGCGGCGCTGGAGCTGGCCGCGCAGATCAGCGCCTTCCCGCAGTCCTGCCTGCGCAACGATCGGGCCTCGGCGATCGCCCAATGGTCGATGGACTGGGACAGCGCCACCCGCTTCGAGGTCGAGCTGGGCCGCGCCACCCTGGCCAGCGGCGAGGCGCGCGACGGCGCGACCCGCTTCACTTCCGGCCAGGGACGGCACGGCGCGTTCTGAGGCCAAAAGAAAGGGCGGCGCCTTGCGGAGCCGCCCTGCAAAGTCTGGGAGGGGAGTGGGGCGGCGCAGGTCGCTGCGCCGCCCCGGAGGGCTGGAAGCCGCCTCGGGGGGGAGGCTAGGCGGCCTTCTCGCCTTCGATCAGGTTGGCTTCGGTCGCGGTCGAAATCGCGATCGTGCGGGGTTTCAGGGCCTCGGGGAGCTCACGCTTCAGCGAGATGGACAGCAGGCCGTCTGCGAGCTTGGCCTCGGTGACCACCACGTAGTCGGCAAGCTGGAACCGGCGCTCGAAGTTGCGCTCGGCTAGGCCGCGGTGGAGGAACCGACGCTGGTCGTCGTTGGCAGCCTTGCGGCCCTGGACGGTCAGGAGGTTCTCCTTGACCTCGATGTTCAGTTCATCCGGACGGAAGCCGGCGACCGCGATCTCGACGCGATAGGCGTTCTCGTCGGTGCGCTCGATGTTGTAGGGCGGATAGCCCGCGGCGGCGTCGGCGCTGGCGGTCTCCAGCAGCGAGGCCAGGCGGTCGAAGCCCACGACAGAGCGGTAGAGCGGGGAGAAGTCGATCGTACGCATGAGTTGGTACCTTCTTGGCTTAAGCAAGGTTGCGTGGTTCGGACTGCACACGAGCCGCAATCGGCCTCGCCCTGTGTCCGGAAGGCCCAGATGACCAGCGCCTTCGAATGTCTAGGTGGGAGGCGATT
This region includes:
- a CDS encoding crotonase/enoyl-CoA hydratase family protein, yielding MQTVSVEVRGRTAVVTIERPERRNAVDGATAQALYDAFRAFDADEALDVAVLQGRGGAFCAGADLKGVSEGRGNPVHRDGDLGPMGCTRLALSKPVIAAVEGHAVAGGLEVAAWCDLRVAAEDAVFGVFCRRFGVPLIDLGTVRLPRLIGHSRAMDLILTGRPVGAREAFEIGLANRLAPSGGALEAALELAAQISAFPQSCLRNDRASAIAQWSMDWDSATRFEVELGRATLASGEARDGATRFTSGQGRHGAF
- a CDS encoding Hsp20 family protein translates to MRTIDFSPLYRSVVGFDRLASLLETASADAAAGYPPYNIERTDENAYRVEIAVAGFRPDELNIEVKENLLTVQGRKAANDDQRRFLHRGLAERNFERRFQLADYVVVTEAKLADGLLSISLKRELPEALKPRTIAISTATEANLIEGEKAA